In Lacerta agilis isolate rLacAgi1 chromosome 8, rLacAgi1.pri, whole genome shotgun sequence, one genomic interval encodes:
- the MTFR1L gene encoding mitochondrial fission regulator 1-like isoform X1, with translation MEADSTVPIWQNKPYGSARSFVRKIGTNLPLKPCPRACFQELPNVSDLYLNDTPPVPTLADVAWIASDDEETYARVRTDTRPLKHKWKPTPLFVIQRNASVPNLRKQEEKLLALKKPGLPALSRTTELQDELSRLRSQIAKIVSAESASTSLTPDLLSPGSSNVSSPLPCFGSSFQSTTSFVISDITEEEAELESPELPSVSMLCSATSECCKADPKDSDDEDSVSLSKASSFADMMGILKDIHRMKQNKDLNRTLLKEEDPAVLIAEVLRRKFALKDEDVNMKN, from the exons ACTGTCCCAATTTGGCAGAACAAACCTTATGGCTCGGCACGCAGCTTTGTGAGAAAGATTGGGACAAACCTTCCTTTGAAACCGTGTCCTAGAGCATGCTTCCAG GAATTACCTAATGTTTCAGATCTTTATTTAAATGACACACCCCCTGTCCCCACTCTGGCAGATGTAGCATGGATAGCTTCAGATGACGAAGAAACATATGCTAGAGTCAG GACAGACACTCGTCCACTAAAGCACAAATGGAAGCCCACGCCACTTTTTGTTATTCAGCGGAATGCCTCTGTCCCAAATTTGAGAAAGCAAGAAGAAAAGCTGCTGGCTTTGAAGAAACCAGGTTTACCCGCTTTGAGTCGGACAACAGAACTCCAAGATGAACTGAGCCGTCTGCGTAGTCAGATTGCTAAGATTGTATCAGCAGAGTCAG CTTCCACTTCATTAACACCTGATTTATTATCACCAGGAAGTTCAAATGTCTCTTCTCCCTTACCTTGTTTTGGATCCTCATTCCAGTCTACAACTTCCTTTGTCATTAGTGACAttacagaggaggaggcagaattaGAAAGCCCAGAGCTTCCATCCGTTTCCATGCTTTGTTCTGCAACCTCTGAATGTTGTAAAGCAGACCCAAAGGATTCCGACGACGAAGATTCGGTGTCCCTGTCCAAGGCCAGCAGTTTTGCCGATATGATGGGCATTCTTAAAGACATTCATAGGATGAAACAGAACAAAGACTt GAACAGAACTTTACTGAAAGAGGAGGATCCTGCAGTTCTTATAGCAGAGGTTTTAAGAAGAAAGTTTGCCTTGAAGGATGAAGATGTAAACATGAAGAACTAA
- the MTFR1L gene encoding mitochondrial fission regulator 1-like isoform X2 yields the protein MEADSTVPIWQNKPYGSARSFVRKIGTNLPLKPCPRACFQELPNVSDLYLNDTPPVPTLADVAWIASDDEETYARVRTDTRPLKHKWKPTPLFVIQRNASVPNLRKQEEKLLALKKPGLPALSRTTELQDELSRLRSQIAKIVSAESASTSLTPDLLSPGSSNVSSPLPCFGSSFQSTTSFVISDITEEEAELESPELPSVSMLCSATSECCKADPKDSDDEDSVSLSKASSFADMMGILKDIHRMKQNKDFMLLLFEVGTV from the exons ACTGTCCCAATTTGGCAGAACAAACCTTATGGCTCGGCACGCAGCTTTGTGAGAAAGATTGGGACAAACCTTCCTTTGAAACCGTGTCCTAGAGCATGCTTCCAG GAATTACCTAATGTTTCAGATCTTTATTTAAATGACACACCCCCTGTCCCCACTCTGGCAGATGTAGCATGGATAGCTTCAGATGACGAAGAAACATATGCTAGAGTCAG GACAGACACTCGTCCACTAAAGCACAAATGGAAGCCCACGCCACTTTTTGTTATTCAGCGGAATGCCTCTGTCCCAAATTTGAGAAAGCAAGAAGAAAAGCTGCTGGCTTTGAAGAAACCAGGTTTACCCGCTTTGAGTCGGACAACAGAACTCCAAGATGAACTGAGCCGTCTGCGTAGTCAGATTGCTAAGATTGTATCAGCAGAGTCAG CTTCCACTTCATTAACACCTGATTTATTATCACCAGGAAGTTCAAATGTCTCTTCTCCCTTACCTTGTTTTGGATCCTCATTCCAGTCTACAACTTCCTTTGTCATTAGTGACAttacagaggaggaggcagaattaGAAAGCCCAGAGCTTCCATCCGTTTCCATGCTTTGTTCTGCAACCTCTGAATGTTGTAAAGCAGACCCAAAGGATTCCGACGACGAAGATTCGGTGTCCCTGTCCAAGGCCAGCAGTTTTGCCGATATGATGGGCATTCTTAAAGACATTCATAGGATGAAACAGAACAAAGACTt CATGCTGCTCCTATTTGAGGTTGGCACAGTATGA
- the AUNIP gene encoding aurora kinase A and ninein-interacting protein, protein MKHKVKCPAQKQPESCGVWLDTSALKKRKIQSFMAKPVLRTLNQASHCPLPTKAPLQCTKQTTISTFFSTQAEEKKTNPNRRLAVASNRASKVNNHGLFRGGKTMLPDDMLEEGGGWTQQTPGLHISPCNSTPPEAQTTTCILPTERRDSAAEREDPQLLNFIQQLEEKRDPDHRTLSDLALREKKSGWGREKHTTLFPHSSQSLTVTNKDTKTQRRHRCPPSCYSSSMQSCDSENINPQLEQRTTEVKPFNQSVAGLCLKINETVCNSDKGIEDSQVGLVGLPMFTQDSEGHKVISHLFVQGRGKTSLQKTLLGDESNSIMSPSYHGCLGACCSAERGTHLSPGGSVSVLTDSSEKSCYDLLFTEDSEGNRVIKH, encoded by the exons ATGAAACATAAGGTCAAATGCCCAGCGCAGAAGCAGCCTGAATCTTGTGGTGTCTGGCTGGATACATCAGCCCTTAAAAAACGCAAAATACAG agcttcatggctaagccaGTATTAAGAACACTGAACCAAGCTTCGCATTGTCCTCTTCCAACAAAAGCACCTCTTCAGTGCACCAAGCAAACCACCATTTCCACCTTCTTCAGCACACAAGCAG aggaaaagaaaacaaatccaAACAGAAGGCTGGCTGTTGCATCAAACCGTGCCTCCAAGGTGAACAACCATGGACTGTTTAGGGGCGGAAAAACCATGTTGCCAGATGACATGCTtgaggaaggaggaggatggaCCCAACAGACACCAGGTTTACACATTTCTCCTTGCAATTCTACCCCTCCTGAAGCCCAGACTACCACTTGCATCCTCCCAACTGAAAGAAGAGACTCTGCTGCAGAGAGAGAAGATCCTCAGTTATTAAACTTCATTCAGCAGCTAGAGGAGAAAAGGGATCCTGATCACAGAACTCTTTCTGATTTGGctctgagagagaaaaagagtggTTGGGGAAGAGAAAAACATACCACCTTGTTTCCTCACAGCAGCCAAAGCCTGACAGTTACAAACAAGGACACAAAGACTCAGAGAAGACACAGGTGCCCACCCTCTTGTTATAGCTCCTCAATGCAGTCCTGTGACTCCGAGAACATAAATCCTCAGCTGGAGCAGAGAACAACGGAAGTGAAGCCTTTCAATCAATCTGTTGCTGGGCTGTGTTTGAAAATCAACGAGACCGTCTGCAATTCTGATAAAGGGATTGAGGACAGCCAGGTAGGCTTGGTTGGCCTGCCAATGTTTACGCAGGACTCTGAGGGTCACAAAGTCATTTCTCACCTCTTTGTTCAAGGGAGAGGCAAAACATCTTTACAAAAGACGCTTCTTGGCGATGAAAGCAACTCTATAATGAGCCCATCCTACCATGGCTGCTTGGGGGCCTGCTGCTCTGCAGAGAGAGGGACCCACCTATCCCCAGGTGGGAGTGTGTCTGTTCTAACAGACAGTAGTGAGAAGTCATGTTATGACTTGTTATTCACAGAGGATTCGGAAGGCAATAGAGTCATTAAACACTAA